From Psychroflexus torquis ATCC 700755, the proteins below share one genomic window:
- the panC gene encoding pantoate--beta-alanine ligase, with translation MVIKSKESLHKTLEIHKNKEKTIGLVPTMGALHDGHLALIDFAYKFCDVVVVSIFVNPTQFNNSSDLEKYPRHVEKDAAFLKKHNFKTLVFTPNVEEVYADGLKSESYNFGSIVDHMEGEFRAGHFDGVGSVLKRLFAIVSPDKAFFGEKDYQQLIAVKTLVNITGQKVEIIGCPTNRNEFGLAQSSRNFRLSDTQLKEGELIFEALSQAKSMFDDYSILDIEREVNKKFQQSTLKLEYFSIVKTKDLIPTTTKEPKEAYRGFIAAFLGDVRLIDNMALN, from the coding sequence GTGGTTATAAAATCAAAAGAATCCCTTCATAAGACTTTGGAGATTCATAAGAATAAAGAAAAGACTATCGGGCTAGTACCAACAATGGGCGCTCTTCACGATGGGCACCTTGCCCTTATCGACTTTGCCTATAAGTTTTGCGATGTCGTCGTCGTTAGTATTTTTGTAAATCCAACGCAGTTTAATAACTCCTCAGATTTGGAAAAATACCCTAGACATGTAGAAAAAGATGCTGCTTTCTTAAAAAAACACAACTTTAAAACTCTAGTTTTCACTCCAAATGTAGAAGAGGTGTATGCAGATGGCCTTAAATCTGAATCCTATAACTTTGGCAGCATTGTGGACCATATGGAAGGCGAGTTTAGAGCTGGTCATTTTGATGGTGTTGGTAGTGTCTTAAAAAGATTATTCGCTATTGTTAGTCCAGACAAAGCCTTTTTTGGTGAAAAAGACTATCAACAGCTCATAGCAGTCAAAACACTGGTAAACATCACTGGGCAGAAAGTCGAGATTATAGGATGCCCAACAAATAGAAACGAATTTGGTCTTGCACAAAGTTCTCGAAACTTCAGGCTTAGCGACACTCAGCTTAAAGAGGGTGAATTGATTTTTGAAGCTTTATCTCAAGCCAAAAGTATGTTTGATGATTATAGTATTCTAGACATTGAAAGAGAAGTCAATAAGAAGTTTCAACAAAGCACACTGAAGCTGGAGTACTTTTCGATTGTAAAAACGAAAGACCTTATCCCAACAACAACCAAAGAACCAAAAGAAGCCTACAGAGGATTTATAGCCGCATTCCTTGGCGATGTAAGACTTATAGATAATATGGCTCTTAACTAA
- a CDS encoding lysylphosphatidylglycerol synthase transmembrane domain-containing protein, with protein sequence MKKAIKKWVRTLGPMVLGLFLIWFSLSKFSSEELGQLWFNIRNVDITWVALSFVMGIASHLSRAYRWRFLLEPVQIFPKFYNCFLSLMLGYLANLGIPRSGEVLRGATLASYEDVKFEKTFGTIITERLVDLIMLLSIVGIASLSQSDKIFGFFKDQNINPFFGGIIIVSMILMLVIGFRIIKNSGNTLIQKVKSFIEELFKGMKSVFSMKKKKQFLLHTFFIWGLYLGMFYVLKFAFPDTQDLGLQATLVAFIFGAFAMSITNGGIGLYPIAIGIAFNTFGVSNATGEAFGWVMWGTQTALVIVLGGLSFIILPLLNRR encoded by the coding sequence ATGAAAAAAGCCATAAAAAAATGGGTAAGAACACTTGGCCCAATGGTATTAGGCCTATTTCTTATATGGTTTTCCTTATCCAAATTTTCCTCGGAAGAACTCGGTCAATTGTGGTTTAATATTCGAAATGTAGATATCACATGGGTTGCTTTGTCCTTCGTTATGGGTATTGCCTCTCATTTGTCTAGGGCATATCGCTGGAGGTTTCTACTGGAACCTGTTCAAATCTTTCCAAAGTTTTACAATTGTTTCCTATCCTTAATGCTAGGGTATTTGGCGAATTTAGGCATCCCCAGATCTGGCGAAGTTTTAAGAGGCGCTACTTTAGCTTCTTATGAAGACGTGAAGTTCGAAAAAACATTTGGGACAATCATTACCGAAAGGCTCGTGGACCTTATCATGCTGCTTTCTATTGTAGGAATAGCCTCCCTCTCACAAAGTGATAAAATTTTTGGTTTTTTCAAAGACCAAAATATAAATCCTTTTTTTGGAGGAATTATTATTGTCTCTATGATTTTAATGCTTGTCATCGGCTTTAGAATTATAAAAAATAGCGGAAATACCTTAATCCAAAAAGTCAAAAGTTTCATTGAAGAACTCTTTAAAGGAATGAAGAGTGTGTTTTCAATGAAGAAAAAAAAGCAGTTTTTACTGCATACGTTTTTTATCTGGGGACTCTATTTAGGTATGTTTTACGTCTTGAAATTTGCATTCCCAGATACACAGGATTTAGGATTACAGGCCACTTTGGTCGCCTTTATCTTTGGAGCCTTTGCAATGTCTATTACCAATGGCGGTATAGGCTTGTATCCTATCGCCATTGGTATAGCGTTCAATACTTTTGGTGTCTCCAACGCCACAGGAGAAGCCTTTGGATGGGTGATGTGGGGAACACAAACTGCGCTAGTGATTGTCTTGGGAGGGCTTTCCTTCATAATTTTACCCCTATTAAATAGACGATAA
- a CDS encoding alpha/beta hydrolase, whose amino-acid sequence MRLISILLICFLLQPSKVVSQTEYIDVNSSILKESRQIKLQLPRNYNASEKEYPILIVLDGDYLFEPFAGNVDYLSYWGIIPEAIVVGINQVGHRRKDGLLDEVEELPTSTGADFYEFISLEVLKYLDDNYRTTPFAIIAGMDYMANFSNFFLLKQNPLFSGYINFSPDFTPLLPERLKGKLDKIDTKIWYYLATSENDIPELKNKIKTVDSYLAICNNPNVNYRFEIFKNKDHFSFVADAIPKALNSIFEAYGPISDLEYQSKLLTSSSPTNYLEDRYFTIQELYALEIPIRIVDFLKTADAIEEKELWDDYQNLSRLAKREVSDTVLYHYFQGRYFEKSGQPKRAIREYQGAYGLESAGYLDSDVLLGKADALIQTFGY is encoded by the coding sequence ATGAGGTTAATTTCAATTCTATTAATTTGCTTTTTATTACAACCCTCTAAAGTTGTTTCGCAAACTGAATACATAGATGTAAATTCATCTATTTTGAAGGAGTCCCGACAAATCAAACTTCAATTACCCAGAAATTATAACGCAAGTGAAAAAGAGTATCCTATTCTTATTGTCTTGGATGGTGATTATTTATTTGAACCCTTTGCAGGCAATGTTGACTATTTGAGTTATTGGGGGATCATTCCAGAAGCCATTGTTGTAGGAATAAATCAAGTTGGACACCGTCGTAAAGATGGACTTCTAGACGAAGTTGAAGAGTTGCCCACATCCACAGGAGCAGATTTCTATGAGTTTATTAGTTTAGAAGTTTTAAAGTATCTAGACGATAACTATAGAACTACTCCATTTGCTATTATTGCAGGCATGGACTATATGGCCAACTTTTCAAACTTTTTCCTTCTAAAACAAAACCCTCTTTTCAGCGGCTATATAAATTTCAGTCCAGACTTCACCCCATTATTACCAGAACGGCTTAAAGGAAAATTAGATAAAATTGACACTAAGATTTGGTACTACCTAGCCACTTCAGAAAACGATATCCCTGAATTAAAAAACAAAATCAAAACCGTGGATTCCTACTTAGCGATTTGTAACAATCCTAACGTCAATTATCGCTTTGAAATTTTTAAAAATAAAGATCATTTTAGCTTTGTAGCAGATGCGATTCCAAAAGCCCTAAACTCTATTTTCGAAGCCTATGGACCAATCTCTGACTTAGAATATCAATCTAAATTGCTCACATCTTCATCTCCTACAAATTACTTAGAAGACAGATATTTTACAATCCAAGAACTATATGCTTTAGAAATCCCAATAAGAATTGTTGATTTTCTTAAAACAGCTGATGCTATAGAGGAAAAAGAACTGTGGGATGATTACCAAAACTTGAGTAGACTAGCCAAAAGGGAAGTTTCTGATACTGTTTTATACCACTACTTTCAAGGGCGTTATTTTGAAAAATCTGGCCAGCCAAAAAGAGCTATCAGAGAGTATCAAGGGGCTTATGGCCTAGAAAGTGCTGGATACCTCGACAGTGATGTTCTGCTAGGAAAAGCAGATGCACTCATACAAACATTTGGATATTAG
- the panD gene encoding aspartate 1-decarboxylase: MQIHLIKSKIHRVTVTGANLNYIGSITIDENLMDAANLVEGEKIQVVNNSNGERLETYAIPGERGSGEITLNGAAARKVSPGDILILMAYAIMTPEEAKTFQPKLVFPNEKNLLK; the protein is encoded by the coding sequence ATGCAAATACACCTTATTAAATCTAAAATACACCGAGTGACCGTCACTGGTGCAAACCTCAATTATATTGGGAGTATCACTATAGATGAAAATCTTATGGATGCTGCTAACCTAGTAGAAGGAGAAAAAATACAAGTTGTTAATAATTCTAATGGCGAACGACTTGAAACCTATGCAATACCTGGTGAAAGAGGAAGTGGTGAAATCACTTTAAATGGTGCTGCTGCTAGAAAAGTATCGCCTGGAGATATTCTTATCTTGATGGCTTATGCAATAATGACTCCGGAAGAAGCGAAAACATTTCAACCAAAGTTAGTCTTCCCTAATGAGAAGAATCTATTGAAATAA